Part of the Paenibacillus guangzhouensis genome is shown below.
CGCTTGGAAAGAATGGGTGCCGTTGTCATTGGCTTAACCGAAAAAGAAATCAAAGAAATATATGATGTCCGATTACTCATAGAAACGTTTGTCTTTGAGCGGCTCGCGAACCTGGATACGAATGAGTTGGTCAAAGAATTGAATAAAATTATGGAAATGATGAAAATCGCCATTAAATATGAAGACGCGGATGAGTTTTCTTATCAAGATGTTTTATTCCATGAGACGATTATCCGTTCTATTCACCATTCCTACGTCCTCATGATTTGGCATAATTTAAAGCCTGTCATGGAAAGCTTCATTCTATTATCGATGCGTACACGCTTTAAGGAAAAGTACGAAGACTTGGCGCGGATTATCAATAATCATGAACTTTATATCCAAGCCATCGAAGCCAAAGATCGGGCGCTCATGATTAAGTCCCTACATCAGAACTTTGATGATGTCCAAGGAAAAGTCGATGACCTCTGGATGTCGCAGCAAATGTTATCTAAAGGAGTAGAACCAGACCATGAGTAGCTATATGTTAGGCGTAGATATCGGCACAACAAGTACCAAAGCGGTATTATTCACCGATCAAGGCGAAGTCATTCAAACGGAGAATATCGGTTATCCGCTTCACACACCGGATATCTCCACAGCGGAACAAGATCCGGAACAGATTTTTCAAGCCGTATTGCAAACGATTTCAAATATTACAACACATCAACCCGATAAACAACCGTCGTTTATTTCATTTAGCAGCGCCATGCACAGCGTCATTGCCATGGATGAGAATGATCATCCGCTGACACCATGCATCACCTGGGCGGATAACCGCAGTGAAGCATGGGCGCATTACATTAAAAATAAACGGAATGGCCATGAAGTGTATAGACGGACAGGAACGCCCATTCACCCCATGTCGCCGTTAAGCAAAATCACATGGATCGTGAATGACCGTCCTGAGATTGCTGCGAAAGCCACAAAGTATATCGGAATCAAAGAATATATCTTCAAAAAATTGTTCGATCAGTATGTCGTCGATCATTCCCTCGCTTCATCGATGGGGATGATGAATCTGAATTCACTGGAATGGGATGCGGAAGCTCTAGAGATCGCTGGCATAACCGCTGCTCAATTATCTAAGCTCGTACCAACCACCCAAATCTATCGCGGCTGCAATCCAGCTCTAGCTCAACAGATGGGGATCGATCCACAAACCCCCTTTGTCATTGGGGCGAGTGACGGCGTGCTCTCTAATCTAGGCGTAAATGCCATCGGAAAAGGCGAGATTGCAGTCACCATTGGGACAAGCGGGGCCATTCGCACCGTCATCGACAAGCCGCAAACGGATAAAAAAGGAAGAATATTCTGTTATGCATTAACGGATAAGCATTGGGTTATTGGCGGACCGGTCAACAATGGAGGGATGGTCCTTCGCTGGATTCGCGATGAACTTGCCTCCTCCGAAGTTGAGACGGCAAAAAGACTAGGAATTGATCCCTACGATGTATTAACGAAAATCGCTGAACGTGTGAGACCAGGGGCAGACGGATTGCTGTTCCACCCCTATCTCGCAGGAGAACGTGCCCCACTATGGAATCCGAACGTACGCGGCTCCTTCTTCGGCTTAACCTTATCACATAAAAAAGAGCATATGATTCGGGCTGCCTTAGAAGGCGTTATTTATAATCTATATACCGTGTTCCTTGCATTAACAGAATGCATGGACGGTCCTGTGACTCGGATTCAAGCAACGGGAGGCTTCGCAAGATCTGATGTGTGGCGGCAAATGATGTCCGATATTTTCGAATCTGAAGTCGTAGTTCCCAAAAGTTATGAAAGCTCTTGTCTAGGGGCATGTATATTAGGACTCTATGCCACAGGGAAAATCGACTCTTTTGATATCGTTAATAAAATGATTGGCAGTACCTACAAACACACACCAAAAGAAGCAGCAGCAAAAGAGTATAGACAATTACTGCCGATTTTTATCAGCCTATCCAGAGTATTAGAAGACGATTACACGCGAATCACCAATTATCAAAGAAACTTAATCAAAGACAACTAAGAATAAACAATAAGGGGATATAACGATGCCATTAGTCATTGTAGCAATTGGGATTCTAGCATTACTTGGATTAATCATGGTCTTGAAATTAAATACCTTCATTTCTTTAATCATTGTATCGTTCGGAGTCGCTCTAGCCCTTGGCATGCCGATGGGAGATATCGTTAAGACCATTGAAGCGGGCTTAGGTGGAACACTGGGCCATTTAGCACTCATATTCGGTCTTGGGGCCATGTTAGGCAAGCTGCTCTCCGATTCCGGGGGCGCACAGCGTATTGCTATGACGCTTGTGAACAAATTCGGTGAGAAGAACATTCAGTGGGCTGTCGTGACTGCCTCGTTTATTATCGGTGTTGCCTTATTTTTTGAAGTTGGATTAGTATTATTAATCCCAATTATATTCGCCATTTCAAGAGAATTGAAGGTTTCGATCTTGTATCTCGGGATTCCAATGGCCGCAGCTTTATCCGTAACGCACGGATTTTTACCTCCTCATCCGGGACCGACCGCGATTGCTGGTGAACTTGGCGCAAACCTTGGCCACGTACTGCTGTATGGCTTTATTATTGCCATCCCAACGGTCATTTTGGCCGGACCTGTATTTACGAAGATTTCCAAAAAGCTCATGCCGAACGCATTCACAAAAACCGGGAATATTAGCTCGTTAGGCGAACAGAAAGAATTTAAACTTGAGGACACACCTGGTT
Proteins encoded:
- a CDS encoding GntP family permease codes for the protein MPLVIVAIGILALLGLIMVLKLNTFISLIIVSFGVALALGMPMGDIVKTIEAGLGGTLGHLALIFGLGAMLGKLLSDSGGAQRIAMTLVNKFGEKNIQWAVVTASFIIGVALFFEVGLVLLIPIIFAISRELKVSILYLGIPMAAALSVTHGFLPPHPGPTAIAGELGANLGHVLLYGFIIAIPTVILAGPVFTKISKKLMPNAFTKTGNISSLGEQKEFKLEDTPGFGISVFTALLPVILMSIATIITLLQKTIGFNDNGLLAAIRFIGDADVAMLISLLVAIYTMGLARKIPIKTVMESCTTAISHIGMMLLIIGGGGAFKQVLINGGVGDYVAQIFQGTSLSPILLAWIIAAILRISLGSATVAALTTTGLVLPMLGASDVNLALVVLATGAGSLIASHVNDAGFWMFKEYFGLSMKETFATWTLLETIISVSGLGFILLLSLFV
- a CDS encoding GntR family transcriptional regulator gives rise to the protein MTDSKEFIYPEKWLSKASTGDRVASELRMRIISGKIESGTILSENKLAADFSVSRSPVRDALKVLASENIIRLERMGAVVIGLTEKEIKEIYDVRLLIETFVFERLANLDTNELVKELNKIMEMMKIAIKYEDADEFSYQDVLFHETIIRSIHHSYVLMIWHNLKPVMESFILLSMRTRFKEKYEDLARIINNHELYIQAIEAKDRALMIKSLHQNFDDVQGKVDDLWMSQQMLSKGVEPDHE
- the gntK gene encoding gluconokinase, giving the protein MSSYMLGVDIGTTSTKAVLFTDQGEVIQTENIGYPLHTPDISTAEQDPEQIFQAVLQTISNITTHQPDKQPSFISFSSAMHSVIAMDENDHPLTPCITWADNRSEAWAHYIKNKRNGHEVYRRTGTPIHPMSPLSKITWIVNDRPEIAAKATKYIGIKEYIFKKLFDQYVVDHSLASSMGMMNLNSLEWDAEALEIAGITAAQLSKLVPTTQIYRGCNPALAQQMGIDPQTPFVIGASDGVLSNLGVNAIGKGEIAVTIGTSGAIRTVIDKPQTDKKGRIFCYALTDKHWVIGGPVNNGGMVLRWIRDELASSEVETAKRLGIDPYDVLTKIAERVRPGADGLLFHPYLAGERAPLWNPNVRGSFFGLTLSHKKEHMIRAALEGVIYNLYTVFLALTECMDGPVTRIQATGGFARSDVWRQMMSDIFESEVVVPKSYESSCLGACILGLYATGKIDSFDIVNKMIGSTYKHTPKEAAAKEYRQLLPIFISLSRVLEDDYTRITNYQRNLIKDN